One window from the genome of Sesamum indicum cultivar Zhongzhi No. 13 linkage group LG15, S_indicum_v1.0, whole genome shotgun sequence encodes:
- the LOC105177584 gene encoding microtubule-associated protein RP/EB family member 1C, with protein MATNIGMMDSAYFVGRSEILAWINSTLHLNLSKVEEACTGAVQCQLMDAVHPGMVPMHKVNFDAKNEYEMIQNYKVLQDVFNKLKITKHIEVNKLIKGRALDNLEFMQWMKRYCDCVNGGLINNYNPLERREACKGGKELGKKSAPSQTSSKNPASAPKHTTHNSRKTDAHHSNTANQPVKAARPSSSGGPPSVYPEAERKMFEQQITELKLSVDSLEKERDFYFAKLRDIEILCQTPEIEKLPVVEAIKRILYAADDDASVVAEAQAMISDHQQQVGQLGVLSEETEEKLKADSQKRKSIINVDVDAVASNISSPRQRFSDSSDVHCSGSPLVTY; from the exons ATGGCGACCAACATCGGAATGATGGACTCGGCATACTTTGTTGGCCGATCGGAAATTCTTGCCTGGATTAATTCTACTCTCCATCTCAACCTCTCCAAAGTCGAAGAG GCTTGCACAGGTGCTGTTCAATGCCAGCTGATGGATGCCGTTCACCCGGGGATGGTCCCGATGCACAAAGTCAATTTTGACGCGAAGAATGAGTACGAGATGATCCAAAATTACAAGGTCCTTCAAGATGTTTTCAACAAACTCAAGATCACTAAg CACATAGAGGTGAACAAGTTGATCAAAGGAAGGGCCCTGGACAATTTGGAATTTATGCAATGGATGAAGCGTTACTGTGACTGTGTTAATGGAGGACTTATAAACAA TTACAATCCTTTGGAAAGAAGAGAGGCTTGCAAGGGCGGAAAAGAGCTGGGCAAGAAATCTGCACCATCACAAACTTCATCTAAAAATCCGGCATCTGCCCCCAAACACACCACTCATAATAGTCGAAAGACTGATGCACATCATTCCAACACAGCAAATCAACCTGTTAAAGCTGCTCGACCTTCTTCAAGTGGTGGGCCTCCTTCTGTCTATCCTGAGGCAGAACGAAAAATGTTTGAGCAACAG ATTACCGAGTTGAAGCTGTCAGTAGATAGTCTAGAGAAGGAAAGGGACTTCTACTTTGCCAAGTTGAGAGATATTGAGATCTTGTGCCAGACccctgaaattgaaaaattgccT GTAGTTGAAGCAATAAAAAGGATTTTATATGCTGCAGATGATGATGCATCAGTGGTTGCAGAAGCTCAGGCTATGATATCGGACCACCAGCAGCAAGTGGGACAATTGGGTGTCTTATCAGAGGAGACAGAGGAGAAGCTGAAGGCCGATTCTCAAAAGAGGAAAAGCATTATTAATGTTGATGTTGATGCAGTTGCCAGCAATATATCATCTCCAAGGCAACGATTTTCTGACTCCTCTGATGTCCATTGCAGTGGATCACCTCTAGTCACTTACTGA
- the LOC105177586 gene encoding cyclin-D3-3 translates to MVSHFYEQESLHHNPIFDALYCEEERFDECAGGGFGLKEPEIEDFNEIQQKPFAFLFEHDLFWEDDELATLLSKEKKQARLTDDVIISDGSLKMVRNEAIKWMLKVIGCYGFNAMTALLAVNYYDRFVTSRCFQKDKPWMSQLAAVACLSIAAKVEETQVPLLLDLQVEESKYLFEAKTIQRMELLVLSTLQWKMNPVTPVSFFDHIARRFELISNLHWEFLRRCERVILSIITDCRLVHYLPSVIAAATMMYVIREIENCDAVEYQNQLMSVLRTSKEKVDGCHKLIVEAMDDLNRNSFCKRKHESIPSSPSGVIDAYFSSDNSVDSWAVASSVSSSPEPLFKRSRAQDQHMRLAPLSSVSVGLANRPH, encoded by the exons ATGGTTTCGCATTTCTATGAACAGGAATCACTTCACCACAATCCAATCTTTGATGCCCTTTACTGTGAGGAAGAGCGCTTTGATGAATGTGCCGGGGGTGGGTTTGGCTTGAAAGAGCCGGAAATCGAGGATTTTAATGAGATTCAACAAAAGCCCTTTGCTTTTTTGTTTGAGCATGACCTTTTCTGGGAGGATGACGAGCTTGCTACGCTCTTGTCTAAGGAGAAGAAGCAAGCCCGTTTGACGGATGATGTAATAATCTCAGATGGGTCTTTGAAGATGGTGAGAAATGAGGCCATTAAGTGGATGCTGAAGGTGATTGGCTGCTATGGGTTCAATGCCATGACTGCTCTTTTGGCTGTTAACTATTATGATAGATTCGTCACAAGCCGTTGCTTTCAGAAAGATAAGCCATGGATGAGTCAATTGGCTGCTGTAGCCTGTCTATCTATAGCTGCCAAGGTGGAGGAGACGCAAGTGCCTCTTTTATTAGACCTACAA GTAGAAGAATCTAAGTACTTGTTTGAAGCAAAGACCATCCAGAGAATGGAGCTTTTGGTGCTTTCTACCCTCCAATGGAAAATGAATCCTGTGACGCCCGTCTCATTCTTTGACCATATTGCAAGGAGATTTGAGTTGATATCCAACCTACACTGGGAGTTTTTGAGGAGATGTGAGAGAGTAATTCTCTCAATTATCACTG ATTGTAGGCTTGTGCATTATCTTCCTTCTGTTATTGCTGCTGCCACAATGATGTATGTGATCAGAGAGATAGAAAATTGTGATGCTGTGGAATATCAGAATCAACTCATGAGTGTGCTCAGAACTAGCAAG GAAAAGGTTGATGGTTGCCACAAACTTATTGTGGAGGCAATGGACGATCTTAACCGTAATTCTTTCTGCAAGCGCAAACATGAATCCATACCGAGCAGCCCAAGTGGTGTAATTGATGCCTATTTCAGCTCTGATAACTCTGTTGATTCATGGGCTGTTGCATCATCAGTTTCTTCATCACCCGAGCCTCTGTTTAAGAGAAGCAGAGCTCAGGATCAGCACATGAGATTGGCTCCACTAAGCAGTGTCTCTGTTGGTCTGGCTAATCGTCCTCATTGA
- the LOC105177585 gene encoding ADP-ribosylation factor 1-like: MGLAFSRMLKALFAKREMRILMVGLDAAGKTTILYKLKLGEIITTIPTIGFNVETVEYKNVSFTVWDVGGQDKIRPLWRHYFQNTQGLIFVVDSNDRERITEARDELHRMLNEEDLRDATVLVFANKQDLPNAMTVPEVTDKLGLHSLRLRRWYIQSTCATSGQGLYEGLDWLSSNISTKV; encoded by the exons ATGGGTTTGGCATTCTCCCGGATGCTAAAAGCGCTCTTTGCTAAACGTGAAATGAGGATTCTAATGGTGGGCCTTGACGCTGCTGGCAAAACAACTATACTTTACAAATTGAAACTTGGGGAGATCATCACTACCATTCCCACCATCG GTTTCAACGTGGAGACCGTTGAGTACAAAAACGTGAGCTTCACAGTGTGGGATGTTGGAGGGCAAGATAAG ATACGGCCGTTGTGGAGGCACTACTTCCAGAACACACAAGGCCTCATTTTCGTGGTTGATAGCAATGACAGGGAGAGGATTACAGAAGCCAGGGACGAGCTCCATCGAATGCTTAACGAG GAGGATCTACGGGACGCAACAGTTCTTGTTTTCGCAAATAAACAAGATCTTCCTAATGCAATGACTGTTCCTGAGGTCACTGATAAGCTCGGTCTCCACTCTTTACGCCTGCGTCGTTG GTATATACAGAGCACTTGTGCTACCTCTGGCCAGGGACTCTACGAAGGCCTTGATTGGCTATCAAGCAATATTTCCACTAAG GTTTAA